A window of the Bacteroides thetaiotaomicron VPI-5482 genome harbors these coding sequences:
- the proS gene encoding proline--tRNA ligase → MAKELKDLTKRSENYSQWYNDLVVKADLAEQSAVRGCMVIKPYGYAIWEKMQRQLDDMFKETGHVNAYFPLLIPKSFLSREAEHVEGFAKECAVVTHYRLKNAEDGSGVVVDPAAKLEEELIIRPTSETIIWNTYKNWIQSYRDLPILCNQWANVFRWEMRTRLFLRTAEFLWQEGHTAHATREEAEEEAIRMLNVYGEFAEKYMAVPVVKGVKSANERFAGALDTYTIEAMMQDGKALQSGTSHFLGQNFAKAFDVQFVNKENKMEYVWATSWGVSTRLMGALIMTHSDDNGLVLPPHLAPIQVVIVPIYKNDEQLKQIDAKVEGIVAKLKALGISVKYDNADNKRPGFKFADYELKGVPVRLVMGGRDLENNTMEVMRRDTLEKETVTCDGIETYVQKLLEEIQANIYKKALDYRNSKITTVDTYEEFKEKIEEGGFILAHWDGTTETEEKIKEDTKATIRCIPFDSYVEGDKEPGKCMVTGKPSACRVVFARSY, encoded by the coding sequence ATGGCAAAAGAACTGAAAGACCTCACCAAACGTAGCGAAAACTACTCACAGTGGTACAACGATTTGGTGGTAAAAGCTGATTTGGCAGAACAGTCTGCCGTACGCGGATGTATGGTGATTAAGCCTTACGGATACGCAATTTGGGAAAAGATGCAACGTCAACTAGACGATATGTTCAAGGAAACAGGACACGTGAATGCTTATTTCCCATTATTAATTCCAAAATCATTCCTGAGCCGCGAAGCAGAACACGTAGAAGGTTTCGCTAAAGAATGTGCCGTAGTGACTCATTACCGTTTGAAAAATGCAGAAGACGGCTCCGGCGTAGTAGTAGACCCTGCTGCCAAATTGGAAGAGGAACTGATTATTCGCCCTACATCAGAAACAATCATCTGGAATACATATAAAAACTGGATTCAGTCTTATCGTGACCTGCCTATTCTTTGTAATCAGTGGGCAAACGTTTTCCGTTGGGAAATGCGTACCCGTCTTTTCCTGCGTACTGCCGAATTCCTGTGGCAGGAAGGACACACCGCTCATGCCACACGCGAAGAAGCAGAGGAAGAAGCGATCAGAATGCTGAATGTATACGGCGAATTTGCTGAGAAATACATGGCTGTTCCGGTAGTGAAAGGTGTAAAATCCGCTAACGAACGTTTTGCCGGTGCACTTGATACCTATACCATCGAAGCTATGATGCAGGATGGAAAAGCATTGCAAAGCGGTACATCTCATTTCCTTGGACAGAACTTTGCCAAGGCATTTGATGTTCAGTTTGTGAATAAGGAAAATAAGATGGAATATGTATGGGCAACTTCATGGGGTGTTTCTACCCGTTTGATGGGTGCTCTGATTATGACTCATTCCGATGATAACGGTCTGGTATTACCTCCACATCTGGCTCCGATTCAGGTAGTAATCGTTCCTATCTATAAGAACGACGAGCAACTGAAACAAATCGACGCGAAAGTGGAAGGCATTGTTGCCAAACTGAAAGCACTGGGCATTTCTGTGAAATATGACAATGCGGACAACAAACGTCCGGGCTTCAAATTCGCAGATTATGAATTGAAAGGTGTCCCTGTTCGTCTGGTGATGGGAGGACGTGACCTCGAAAACAATACAATGGAAGTAATGCGCCGCGATACACTGGAAAAAGAAACTGTGACTTGCGATGGCATCGAAACATATGTTCAGAAACTGCTCGAAGAAATTCAAGCAAATATCTACAAAAAAGCATTGGATTACCGCAATTCTAAAATCACGACAGTAGATACTTACGAAGAATTTAAAGAGAAAATCGAAGAAGGCGGCTTTATCCTAGCTCATTGGGACGGAACAACCGAGACTGAAGAAAAGATTAAAGAGGATACAAAAGCAACGATTCGTTGTATCCCATTCGATTCGTACGTTGAAGGTGATAAAGAACCGGGAAAATGTATGGTAACGGGCAAACCTTCTGCCTGCCGCGTCGTTTTTGCACGTTCTTATTAA